Sequence from the Ereboglobus luteus genome:
AACTGCCTTCGATGCCCTCGGTCTTGATGATCCAGAACGTGAGCGACACCGCGAGCAGGATGAAACTGTAACTGATCGCGAGGCTGCACACAATCAGCAGCACATAAGTGGCAACCTGCCAGGCGCTCGGCGCGACGCCGAGTTGCCAGAGCGAATAGACCACGAGCGCGATGGCGGCGAACACGTTCATGAGACTGTCGAGATCGAGCTTTCGCGTGGAGACCATGAAGAGCACGTTGCCCGGCTGCGCGAGGAAGAAGTCGAAGTTGCCGTTGCGCACATTGCGCCCGAGCTCGAAGACGTTGCTCCAGAAAAATCCCATCATGAGCCGCTGGATAATCATCGCGGTGCCGATGAGGAGCATCATCTGGTATTTGTTCCAGCCGGCGATAGAGTCGGTGTGCTCGTAGATCACGGCGATGAGCGCGACGTTCACGCCCATCCAAAGCAGCTCGACAATC
This genomic interval carries:
- a CDS encoding ABC-2 family transporter protein, with the protein product MKNDPDNTQTPEGRTPCPADGSSHSSFSILHSTLGRVAAGPRYGRIWLACVRYSVVRAMMFRFDFIMWSIVELLWMGVNVALIAVIYEHTDSIAGWNKYQMMLLIGTAMIIQRLMMGFFWSNVFELGRNVRNGNFDFFLAQPGNVLFMVSTRKLDLDSLMNVFAAIALVVYSLWQLGVAPSAWQVATYVLLIVCSLAISYSFILLAVSLTFWIIKTEGIEGSYFSLTEFSRIPREAVKSVIINVAFVYVIPVVVVSNIPANTLLRGISPAHVLWLAGAAAVWFSMAVFVFNRGLRRYASASS